In Procambarus clarkii isolate CNS0578487 chromosome 6, FALCON_Pclarkii_2.0, whole genome shotgun sequence, one DNA window encodes the following:
- the LOC123753890 gene encoding paxillin-B-like: MNNGLDLQVPDVSQLFSKNVVTGTTTSRTHPPQHREHIHDNIENISTITSRTHPPQHREHIHRNIENTSTATSRTHPPQHREHIHHNIENTSTTTSRIHPSQHREHIHRNIENTSTTTSRTHPPQYREHIHHNIENTSTATSRTHPPQHREHIHHNIENTSTTISRTHPPQHREHIHRNIENTSTTKSRTHPPQHREHIHHNIENTSTTTSRTHPPQHREHIHHNIENTSTTISITHPPQHREHIHHNIENTSTTTSRTHPPQHREHIHHNIENTSTTTSRTHPPQHREHIHHNIDNTSTATSRTHPPQHREHIHHNIENTSTTTSRTHPPQHQEHIHH, encoded by the coding sequence ATGAACAACGGCTTGGACTTGCAGGTGCCAGATGTAAGCCAGTTGTTCTCCAAGAACGTGGTCACTGGCACCACAACATCGAGAACACATCCACCACAACATCGAGAACACATCCACGACAACATCGAGAACATATCCACCATAACATCGAGAACACATCCACCACAACATCGAGAACACATCCACCGCAACATCGAGAACACATCCACCGCAACATCGAGAACACATCCACCACAACATCGAGAACACATCCACCACAATATCGAGAACACATCCACCACAACATCGAGAATACATCCATCGCAACATCGAGAACACATCCACCGCAACATCGAGAACACATCCACCACAACATCGAGAACACATCCACCACAATATCGAGAACACATCCACCACAACATCGAGAACACATCCACCGCAACATCGAGAACACATCCACCACAACATCGAGAACACATCCACCACAACATCGAGAACACATCCACCACAATATCGAGAACACATCCACCACAACATCGAGAACACATCCACCGCAACATCGAGAACACATCCACCACTAAATCGAGAACACATCCACCACAACATCGAGAACACATCCATCACAACATCGAGAACACATCCACCACAACATCGAGAACACATCCACCACAACATCGAGAACACATCCACCACAACATCGAGAACACATCCACCACAATATCGATAACACATCCACCGCAACATCGAGAACACATCCATCACAACATCGAGAACACATCCACCACAACATCGAGAACACATCCACCACAACATCGAGAACACATCCACCACAACATCGAGAACACATCCACCACAACATCGAGAACACATCCACCACAACATCGAGAACACATCCACCACAATATCGATAACACATCCACCGCAACATCGAGAACACATCCACCACAACATCGAGAACACATCCACCACAACATCGAGAACACATCCACCACAACATCGAGAacacatccaccacaacaccaagaACACATCCACCACTAA